gccccacgggCACGCTCCAGGCAGAACAGCGAGCAGGGAGCCCCCCTAGCCGTGCTTAGGGCCAGCTTATGGCACCCTGCTGCCAGGGCCACTGTGTGCcacagagccagctgtgccctgaCCCTCCCCAGGGTCACCATGTGCcacagagccagcagtgccctggcccTCCCCAGGGCCACCATGTGCCACAGAGCCATCAGTGCCCTGGCCCTCCCCAGGGTCACCATGTGCcacagagccagcagtgccctggcctTCCCCAGGGCCACCATGTGCCACAGAGCCATCAGTGCCCTGGccctccccagagccacccGTGTGCcacagagccagcagtgccctggccctccccagagccaccaTGTGCCACAGAGCCATCAGTGCCCTGGCCCTCCCCAGGGTCACCATGTGCCACAGAGCCATCAGTGCCCTGGCCCTCCCCAGGGACCACCATGTGCCACAGAGCCATCAATGCCCTGGCCCTCCACAGGGTCACCATGTGCCACAGAGCCATCAGTGCCCTGGCCCTCCCAGGGCCACCATGTGCCACAGAGCCATCAGTGCCCTGGCCCTCCCCAGGGTCACCATGTGCCACAGAGCCATCAGTGCCCTGGCCCTCCCAGGGTCACCATGTGCCACAGAGCCATCAGTGCCCTGGCCCTCCCCAGGGTCACCATGTGCCACAGAGCCATCAGTGCCCTGGCCCTCCCCAGGGTCACCATGTGCCACAGAGCCATCAGTGCCCTGGCCCTCCCCAGGGTCACCATGTGCCACAGAGCCATCAGTGCCCTGGccctccccagagccacccGTGTGCCACAGAGCCATCAGTGCCCTGGCCCTCCCAGGGCCACCATGTGCCACAGAGCCATCAGTGCCCTGGCCCTCCCAGGGACCAGGTAACAGCTGCAGTTTCATCCCATGTTCACCATTGCTCCATATCGCCACGCTTTGAGCCAACACGGGACCTAGAGAACTTTATCTTTCTCTTTTGGATGTCAACAGAGCTGAAAAAGCTGCTCCCTCCTTTCAGGGGGTGAGAGGTTCAGCTGAGACACCTGACTTTGTGTGGACAGGATTGTAATTCTGATAGTGACACTAGTAATGCTAATACTCTTAACTGTAACAGTTTGTCTTTATCCAGCACTTTCCGTACACAACATTTTGTCCTTTACTTCCACAGTAATTCCATGGAAACCCAACCACTTAGGCCCTTAGATTGTTTCTGAGCTTAAGACAAAAATTCCTTGCTGAAGAATTCCCCAGTCCCTCAAGGGAAAATGCAACTGCATCACACCAGCTGTGCCACTCAGGCTTTGCTCTCAGATTGCTCCGTGACTCCCGGGAGAGCTGAGGCACAATCTCTCCTGACAGTGGTTTTTGCGAGCTCCAGCGTTATAGAGACCCTTTAGCAAAcagtggaggaggaggtggatgtTGGATTGCTTTACTACACGTCATTTTCAACTGTTTATAATATTCTTCTGTGTCTACATATTTTCTCTGTGCACATTATTCATCAGAGTAAAAAAAGGAACTATGAAAACCTCGACCAACTTTCCTATGACAACAAGCGAGGACCCAAGGTATATATGCATGGAAATGCACGCCGCCCACCAACCTAACTAGCAAATGAAAAATAGCCACAgccaacagaaaaataaaaaagaaaaaaaaaaaaaaaagagagaaagagaaaaaaagaaaagaaaagaaaagaaagaaaaaaaaaaatatatccatgACTATGTCTCTTGGTAGCACGTTTTTATGTTGAGATAGTTTGGTTTGGACTTGAGAATGGAAACTTAGCCAGCTGACCCTGGAAGGATTTCTTTTTGAAACATGCATGTGAACCAGTAATTAACTTgcaagttcttttttttttttttttttttgaaaagttGAACCAACCCCCTTTCCTCCCCAAAGGAAACGGTTCCTTGGTGTAAGTTGCTCACTTTGATTCCCAAAGGTTAACCCTGTGcaatatgtttttttcatttcccatgTTTTTGAAAAACAACACTCGTTTGAGTTTTCAATTGCATTTCAaagcctttttctctttcctgtacAATGCACGCCTCTTTTTGGGTCTTGATTGACTTCAGTTTGCATgcacagtgcaaaaaaaaaaattaaaaaattaaacaaccaaaaaaccaaaaccttaaaagagaaaggaaggaaggaaagaaagaaaagaaagaaagaaaagaaaaagaaaaaaaaaataactataaCCAACCTTATTTAGCAGACTTTTGTGCAGTTTAATGAATTCTCTTGACCCTTTTCTAGATAGCATGGCTCTCACCACCAGTCCTGGGGCTCACTCACTAACCAGCTTTGCTCACACTAATCACAGGCTGAGAAAGTGCTTCAGTTTGACCCTGGAACCAAAAATGTGACATCGCTGCTGCTGGAGGCGAAGGAGCTGGAAGCCAGGGTCATCATCCTCTCTGCCAGGTGAGgccccttcccctccccgcTCCGATTTCCTCTCTTGCAGCGCTGCCAGCACTGGGGGCACCGTGATTTGGGGTCTGACAGCTCCTGAGAGAAACTAACCCCGTCCtcggggctgggggtgctgggggtgatGAGGGTGCTGGGGGTGATGAGggtgatgaggatgatgaggatgatgaggatgatgaggatgatgagggtgctgggggtgatgaggatgatgaggatgatgaggatgatgaggatgatgaggatgctgaggatgatgaggatgatgagggtgCTGAAggtgctgaggatgctgaggatgatgaggatgctgaggatgatgaggatgctgaggatgatgagggtgctgaggatgctgaggatgatgagggtGCTGAGGGTGATGAGggtgatgaagatgatgaggatgatgagggtgctgaggatgatgaggatgatgagggtgCTGAAggtgctgaggatgctgaggatgatgaggatgatgaggatgatgatggtgctgaggatgctgaggatgctgaggatgatgAAGCCATGATGTCTGCTGGCCAGGCAGACACAgttcctggcagggctggctgtgctgcagaagcAGCTGTGCTTACAGACGCTGTGTCCTGGCCCGGCTGGGAGCGAGGGGAGCGTGGTGGCCCCGTGGCTATGGCACAGTGTAGGGGTGCTGGGGAGCGTGGTGGCCCCGTGGCCACAGCACACTGTCCAGGTGTGTGGATGCTGGGGAGCGTGGTGGCCCCGTGGCCACAGCACACTGTCCAGGTGTGTGGATGCTGGGGAGCGTGGTGGCCCCGTGGCCACAGCACAGTGTGCGGGTGCTGGGGAGCGTGGTGGCCCCGTGGCCACAGCACACTGTCCAGGTGTGTGGGTGCTGCGGAGCGTGGTGGCCCCATGGCCACAGCACACTGTCCAGGTGTGTGGGTGCTGGGGAGCGTGGTGGCCCCATGGCTATAGCACACTGTCCAGGTGTGCGGGTGCTGGGGAGCGTGGTGGCCCCGTGGCTATAGCACAGTGTGCGGGTGCTGGGGAGCGTGGTGGCCCCGTGGCCACAGCACAGTGTGTGGGTGCTGGGGAGCGTGGTGGCCCCATGGCTACAGTACACTGTCCAGGTGTGCGGGTGCTCGGCAGCgctggcacctgcagcaccaggcCAGGCGGACAGTGAGGTTCCCATGGCATGCGGGATTcaggcagtgcccagcaggCAGGGTCACCCGGGCTGGTGTCCTGCCTGGCACCGCCACCCCCTTGGCGTGTGACAGCGGGGCCAGCCGGGGCCACACGGGCGCTGCCTTGGTGTCTTTGCAGCGAGGATGACGCGGCCACGGTGTACAGATCAGCGGCCATGCTCAACATGACGGGCTCGGGCTACGTGTGGCTGGTGGGGGAGCGGGAGATCTCGGGCAATGCCCTGCGCTACGCCCCGGACGGTAGGAGCTGGGGGAACCGGGGGAGCCGGGAGGAGCCCAGGGGAGCCGGGATGAGCGGTCCCTGTCCTCCCCGGCAGCTCCCGAGCTGGGGGAACCGGGGGAGCCGGGAGGAgcggtccctgtcctgcccgGCACCTCCGGAGCTGGGGGAACCGGGCCCGGGGAACGGGGATCGGGGGGATCGGGGGGATCGggggctcctgccctccccggCAGCTCCGGAGCTGAGAGAACCGGGCCTGGGGAACCGGGGGAGCCCAGGGGAGTCGGGATGAGcggtccctgccctccccggcACCTCCCGAGCTGAGGGAGCCGGGATGAGCCGGGATGAGCCGGGATGAGcggtccctgccctccccggcACCGCTCGGGCTGTGGGACAGCGGTGCCCTGCTGGTCCCGAACGGAGGCTCCCGCACCCCCCGCTCCCTTCTGGGCTTGGGCACTCGGCCTTGGCCTCGCTGCCGCCCCAAATCCGTGTCCGAGCCGCCTGTCCCCCGGGGAATGggggccggggcagggctgCGGAGGCTCGGGCAGCTCCCCGCCGCACccaggggatgctcagccttGTGCTCGCTGTCCCAGCAATGCCGAcccctcccctctgccctcGGCAGGAGTGATCGGCCTGCAGCTCATCAATGGCAAGAACGAGTCAGCCCACATCAGTGACGCTGTGGCCGTGGTGGCCCAGGCCGTGCATGACCTGTTTGAGAAGGAGAACATCACAGACCCACCGCGGGGCTGCGTGGGCAACACCAACATCTGGAAAACAGGACCCCTCTTTAAGAGGTATTGGGGAAAGGGTCCtgctggagggagcagaggaCCTGGTGGGGGAGAGCTGGAAAAGGTGGGAGCATGTGGAGAAGTGCAGGAGGACATGGCTTTGTTCAGGGCATCTGTCACTAAAGCTTTGGGGCATGTGGCACAGGGCTGCCTGGACTCTCCTGCATGGTTTGGATGTGAGGGCTACATCTCCCCTAGAAAACTCTCCCAGACACAGGCTCAGGCAATGGCACCCAGTTTTTCCAGGCTCTTTAGGCATCATCCTGGTGCCTGGCACCAGTTCAGTCCATGCTACCCTGGGCAATGCTTAGACAGCTGGGATGTGTGGGCAGGTAAGGAGGAAAAGATTCCCTCTAGGAGGAAAAGATTTGGGACCATGGTCTCCTCCAATCTGGAGCTTAATTCCATGGGTGAAAGTGGGAGAGAGGGGGACTTCTGCCAAATCAAGGTAGGGGGACATTTCTGTCCCATTTTATCTTGGTTTCCTGCTGAACATTCCAGGGGCTGTGGCATGGATCCAGCGCTGCAAGCAGGGCTTGGTGGCAAGAGATGTCCATGCATGGGTTGTGCTGTGGATTTGGGACATGCTGTGGATTTGGGACATGCTGTGGATTTGGGACATGCTGTGGATTTGGAGCTGGGGTGTCACAGACAGGAGCATGTGCCTGAGGGgtcctgctgccagggcagggcgATGGCAGGTCCTGCATGCGCTTCCAGACCCCaattcctgcagcactgcaggtgctgGGGCCACAGGGGCTGGGCCCTGGTGCAGCACTCCCTGCAGATCTGCGTTCTGTTGAGCATGAGAGCTGCAAAGCCTGCAGATTGTTTCAGAGGCATTTCTGGCATCCCCTGCAGTGACAGTCTTTGGCATGAGTGAGTCAAGGCTGTTCTTCACAAGTGGCTCAGGCAATTCTATCACCTTTCCAGGGTCTGGGGGCTGTTTCTCTCCTTGGTGGTGGCTGTGTGTGCCTGGGCCACTAGCCAAGCTGGGATGGGCAGgtgccaggcacagcaccaAAGCTGTAGCATGGGCACATCTCCCAGGGAAGCCCCAGAGGAAAGTGTCCTTTCCTCCCATCATTCCAGAGAAGAGTGGGACTGATCTGGGGGAGAACAAGGGGCAATGGCAGCAGATATGACAGAGAACCTTTGGGAAACTGATTCCATGCACCAGGAGGGGATGGCCACAGGTCTGTAAACAGACCAGCCTTGGCTGGACTTGTACAGGGTAGTGAGCTTATGGCAGGTAACTGAGAGGAGGCATTTGCCTTTCTGATGCCTTGTGAAGCGTCTcagtggcacagcagctgtTCCAGGTTGTCCCAGTTGTGTTTCTCTCCACAGGGTGCTGATGTCCTCCAAGTACTCAGAGGGTGTCACTGGCCGGGTGGAGTTCAACGAGGACGGGGACAGGAAGTTTGCCAACTACAGCATCATGAACCTGCAGAATCGGAAACTGGTCCAGGTTGGGATTTACAACGGCAGCAATGTACGTGCAGGCCTGGACTGGGGAAACAGGGCTTGGGCACTGGGGTGTCCACCTTGGCCTCATGTCCATCTGCTTCCTTCGGGATCCATCAGGTCCTGACCAACGACAGGAAGATCATCTGGCCAGGGGGGGAAACTGAGAAACCTCAAGGCTATCAGATGTCAACCAAGTTGAAGGTAAGAGCAAATGGCATTAGGGGCAGGGCTTCTCACTCTCTGCATGCCAGGCAGTGACTTCATCTCCCTCCCACCTCtatggctgctctgcagctggcagcagcagttgCAGGGCCAGGAGAGGATATGGGAGAGAAACAGAAGGTATGACAGGATGTTCAGAGCACAGCTCTCAGCTGGAGTCAATCTAGCTAGGGTGGCAGGCATCCTTGGCTTTGGAAAGAGACAGGTGGGAAGTGGAAATGAGACAGCACGGAAAGGGTGGAGGGACAAGGTGTTGACCATTTCTCATGGGAGCCAGAGGACACCTGTCACAGATTTGAGAGAAACACAAGGATGGGCTCTGTTGGCCAAGGCATGGTTCAGCTCTGCTGCACAGTGCAGAGAGCAGGTGGAAACAGATCCAAAAGATTAAACCCTCTTGTGGAGGGTGGATAGACTGGTGGCTGCGAGGCTGAACTCAGGAGGTCCCAGGGGAGCTGATGGCCAGAAGCTGGAGGTAGCACTGGCATCAGGTCCTTCCAGTCTTGCTTTGCTTCTCATGCTGTTCTTTTAAGTGTTGCTCAGCAGCCCCTTCAGTGGCTGGATCCCACTTCAGTGGCTGGATCCTGGCCAGGCTGATTTTACCACGATGGCCATTCATTTGTCCTGCTGTTCATTTGTCCAGCAGGTgaaatcccattcccactggCAGTGAGCCCTTGTTCCCACGAGGTGCTGTGGGTATGTTGTGattgctgtttttctgaaaggtccagggcagggctggaacaCCTGCATTCTCTTGGGGCAGTGTGACAGGATCTAGAGCCCCTTTCCAGGCACTGGGCCTGGCTGTGTGGTGTCTCCCATCAGTCTCCTGGTAGGGAAAGAGATTTTGAGGCTCAGCTGAAAGTACCACATGAAGGAAGACACTCCTCACCTTGGGttgtaaggaaagaaaatgttcttgGTGTTCTTCTTGGCAATGCTGTGTTAACAGTTGGATTCTGTGATCTTAAAGGTATTTTCCAGCCTAGAGGATTCTCTGATTCCCTGTGCCAaagccaggtgctgctgctgggctgagaTGACAGCTGGGGAGGGCACCACAGCTCCTGTGGAGAgggcagcccagctcccagcatgGGAATGGAGCTCTGGAGGGAAACACAGACCAGAGGGTGTTTGTGCTTCACCTCACAGATTGTGACCATCCACCAAGAGCCTTTTGTGTATGTGAAGCCCACTCAGGCAGATGGGACGTGCAGGGAGGAATTCACCATCAATGGAGATCCTGTCAAAAAGGTCTTCTGCACTGGACCCAATGAGACCATCCCAGGTAACTCGGTCTGGTGGGGACTTCCACTCCAAGAAGAGGTCCCAGGGAGGGTTCTCAGTCACACAGGAGGCCCAGAGCGGTGACAGCACAGCTggcccccagcagccccccagcagctcagcctcacagcagtgctgtgcaggaGTTGGGCCCTGGCACCCAGGGGCTTGAGCCCAGCAGATTCTTTCCCACTGTCTCTCTTCTGGATGGGCTCCAGGGCTGCTTTGAGGGATTGCATCCCAAGTTTCTGTGTCCTGACATGTTCCAATTCTCTCTGCCTTGatgtccagcagcagcaagggcCCCAAGGCACATTAGCATGTGCTTCACTGCAACAGCACCTGTTTCAAACTGTCCCAGAAACCTGTGTCAGGATCAGGAGTGGATCCTGCTGTGGGgtgggagctgctcagcaatgCCAGGCTTGCCCAAATCCACCTGAAGGGCATCCCCTTGGCTCCTCACACCTTCCTGTGCACAGTTTccctccagagctgtgtcctgggctgtgttCAGCCTGCTGGGCTCATGCAGAACTCCTCCAGCACATGCACCGAGCCCACTCCTTGCCCTGCAGTGGGTGGGTAGCACCCCCTCCCAGCCCACCTGGCTGGGACATGGCAAAGGAACGGGACCCCTTTGTCCCCAGCCTGCCAACACCCACGGGTGACAGAGGCAGTGACACAGGGTGGTCAGGCAGATGGCCCTGAAGGATAACGTGGTTGCATCCCACATGGAGGCTGctctccctggggacaggcacgGAGCCTGTGTGGGCTCCCTGGCCAAGGGCTGTCCcctcatccctgtcctgtccctccccagGCCGTCCCACCGTGGCCCTGTGCTGCTACGGCTTCTGCATCGACCTGCTCATCCGCCTGGCAGGGGTGATGAACTTCACCTATGAGGTTCACCTGGTGGCTGATGGTAAATTTGGTACCCAAGAGCGGGTGAGTTTGGGCAGCCTGTGATCTCTCTTTGCCTGTATCGTGTGTTGAAACACCCCCACGCCCTTCTCCTGAGCAGGGTGGGGTGGAAGGGCAGAGCAGGATCCCTAAAACGTGCAGGGTCCTGGCTGGTGGGGGATGTGTGTCGGGGCAGGAGTCTGACCCAGCCTCGGTTTCCTGGCAGGTGAACAACAGCAACAAGAAGGAGTGGAACGGGATGATGGGGGAGCTGCTGAGCGGCCAAGCAGACATGATCGTGGCTCCCCTCACCATCAACAACGAGCGGGCTCAGTACATTGAGTTCTCCAAGCCCTTCAAGTaccagggcctcaccatcctcgTGAAGAAGGTATGGTGTGGCTGGGATGTTTTGTAGAACACAGGAGGTGCTCATTCATTCCCAGATTGCACCGTgcccagtgcagcccctgcaggCTCCTGTCTGCACCAGCCTGGCCCttcctgggcagcaggagcttggggcagggcagggccccTGTGGATCCCTCCAGGCAGGCAGGGTGCAGCCCTAGGGGGTGCCAGCGCTGTTCCCCTCTCTCCTGTGTGCAGGAAATCCCCCGCAGCACCCTGGACTCGTTCATGCAGCCCTTCCAGAGCACGCTCTGGCTGCTGGTGGGGCTGTCTGTGCACGTGGTGGCAGTGATGCTGTACCTCTTAGACCGATTCAGGTGAGTGCACTTGGGGCCACTCGAGatctggaggggacagggaggtgcTCCTGGGAACCGGGTCCCTTGCTTGGGCACAGTCTTGCAGCCTTTTGGGGGCTCTCACAGGGACCTGacccagctgctctgccccatAGCCCTGGCCTGAGGCTCCTGGCCCCTCTGGCTGCCAAAGCTAAAGGATCTGGATATGTGGGGATGTGGGAACACACCTGTCAGACCAGGTGCTGTGCAGATTCCTGACCAAGGGGACCGtcagctgctgggctctgagaggatttcctctcatccttccTTGGCCCTGTGGCAGCTCCTCTGAGGGCAAGAGAACCTGTCCCTGCCTGAGCCCTGTGCCCAGAGGCTTTGATGGCTGGTCTGCAGGGAGCCCTCTGTGATCAGCTTGAGCTGACCAGGGTCAGATAATCTTTCTGCTCTGGGGAGAGTGTGATGGGAGTGTAGCAGTGTGAGGCAGACAGGGCTGCAGGTCAGCACGGGGATGTGCCAGGCActgggacagagcaggaagagctgcttgGGACAAGGTCTGTAGGAATGAGTGACACAGGGCAGCACCAGGACACCTGGAGCACACTGGGGAGCCCTGGGAATCAGGGTGAGGGGAATGAGAAGGGTTCTTCATCTTGTTTTCCAGCCCATTTGGCCGGTTCAAAGTAAacagtgaggaggaggaggaagatgccTTGACTCTCTCCTCAGCCATGTGGTTCTCCTGGGGAGTCCTGCTGAACTCTGGCATTGGAGAAGGTgagccacagctcccaggggagctgctctgccctgcagcccagcctcTGAGCTTGCCAAGCCCTTGTGGTGCCGCTCTGAtctctcctctccccctgcAGGTGCTCCCCGGAGTTTCTCTGCCCGTATCCTTGGCATGGTGTGGGCTGGCTTTGCTATGATCATTGTGGCTTCATACACTGCCAACCTGGCAGCCTTCCTGGTGTTAGACCGACCTGAGGAGAGGATCACAGGCATTAACGACCCCCGGGTAACGACCCCCGCTTGCTTTCCCCTTCCCTGGGGTGTATAACACGGCTTGTGGTCCCAGAGCCGTGATCACCACGGCTGTGatctgtgctggggcagggggagcagaCCCAGGGAGCTCTGCCTGGGTTGCTGTGATGAGTGTGAGTCCCTGCTCTGGGTGGGAATGGACACAGGTAGGCAGGGATCAGCAGGAAAACAGCCTGTCCACAAACAGCCTGTCTGCAGTCAAACTGCCCGTTCCTGGAGAGCCTCCTCTAACCAGCGAGGAAACTATTCATTATGGATGAGTTAGAACTAATGAAATCGTCCCTGCGGTGCAGTCAATACTCCCCACATGCCTCAAATCCATTTCCTGCTCTGGCAAGGACATAGCCACAGCTCATCAGCCCAGGAATGCAGGGAcatgccctgcagcagcactgccccacagcatcccagggcactgccccacagcatcccacagcatcccagggcactgccccacagcatcccacagcatcccatgGCACTGCCCCACAGCATCCCATGGCACtgccccacagcatcccacagcatcccatgGCACTGCCCCACAGCATCCCATGGCACTgccccacagcatcccagggcactgccccacagcatcccacagcatcccagggcactgccccacagcatcccagggcactgccccacagcatcccacagcatcccagggCACTGCCCCACAGCATCCCATGGCACTGCCCCACAGCATCCCATGGCACTgccccacagcatcccagggcactgccccacagcatcccagggcactgccccacagcatcccacagcatcccagggCACTGACCCACAGCATCCCAGGGCACTgccccacagcatcccagggCACTGCCAGTCCCACGGCAGCCACAggcctcctgcagcctcagtgCCACcgtgcccctgccccagagcatcccctgccCCAGCGCCACGCTCCCAGGGCATTCACTGCCCCACAGCATCCTCGGAGGAGATCAAGGTCTTCTCTAGGGAACAGGTCCCTGGAGGAGACGGGGAATTAGGAAACAGCTTTGGAGTGAGAAAGTTTTGCTGGTGAAGGACAGCAAAAATAAGAGCCCTACCCTTGCCTTTCAGCTGCGCAACCCCTCGGATAAATTCATCTACGCCACGGTGAAGCAGAGCTCCGTGGACATCTACTTCCGACGGCAGGTGGAGCTGAGCACCATGTACAGGCACATGGAGAAGCACAACTACGAGAGCGCTGCCGAGGCCATCCAGGCAGTGAGGGACAAGTGAGTCGGGCCAGCACCGTgcctgggaagggcttcagggagctgcaggggctggagaAAGCCGGGCTAAgctggagggagctgcagctAAAGCACGGCTTAGTGGGACcgcccagctggggctggggaggatcTGCCCGGTCCTGGTGCATCCCAGGTCTCTGGGTGGGAGCACAAGGTCTGCAGGGGGGATGGCACAGTGAGAGCCCGGGCCATGGCCCCTCTTTCTGGCCCCTTTTCTTCTCTCGGTGCAAGGCTGGGTGGCTTCAGTGTTTAAACAGAGCTGGGAGCGCCCTCGCTGCTCCCACGGAGGTGCAGACAAGCTGGGCTGCCCAGCCTGACCCTTCCATCCTCCCTCCGTGTCCAGCAAGCTCCACGCCTTCATCTGGGATTCGGCAGTGCTGGAGTTTGAGGCCTCCCAGAAGTGTGACCTGGTGACGACGGGGGAGCTCTTCTTCCGCTCCGGCTTCGGGATCGGGATGCGCAAGGACAGCCCCTGGAAGCAGAAC
This genomic window from Poecile atricapillus isolate bPoeAtr1 chromosome 20, bPoeAtr1.hap1, whole genome shotgun sequence contains:
- the GRIN1 gene encoding glutamate receptor ionotropic, NMDA 1 isoform X2, whose translation is MSTMRLLLLALLFSSSFARAGCDPKIVNIGAVLSTKKHEQIFREAVNQANKRHGTWKLQLNATSVTHKPNAIQMALSVCEDLISGQVYAILVSHPPAPNDHLTPTPVSYTAGFYRIPVIGLTTRMSIYSDKSIHLSFLRTVPPYSHQANVWFEMMRVFNWNHVILIVSDDHEGRAAQKKLETLLEEKESKSKKRNYENLDQLSYDNKRGPKAEKVLQFDPGTKNVTSLLLEAKELEARVIILSASEDDAATVYRSAAMLNMTGSGYVWLVGEREISGNALRYAPDGVIGLQLINGKNESAHISDAVAVVAQAVHDLFEKENITDPPRGCVGNTNIWKTGPLFKRVLMSSKYSEGVTGRVEFNEDGDRKFANYSIMNLQNRKLVQVGIYNGSNVLTNDRKIIWPGGETEKPQGYQMSTKLKIVTIHQEPFVYVKPTQADGTCREEFTINGDPVKKVFCTGPNETIPGRPTVALCCYGFCIDLLIRLAGVMNFTYEVHLVADGKFGTQERVNNSNKKEWNGMMGELLSGQADMIVAPLTINNERAQYIEFSKPFKYQGLTILVKKEIPRSTLDSFMQPFQSTLWLLVGLSVHVVAVMLYLLDRFSPFGRFKVNSEEEEEDALTLSSAMWFSWGVLLNSGIGEGAPRSFSARILGMVWAGFAMIIVASYTANLAAFLVLDRPEERITGINDPRLRNPSDKFIYATVKQSSVDIYFRRQVELSTMYRHMEKHNYESAAEAIQAVRDNKLHAFIWDSAVLEFEASQKCDLVTTGELFFRSGFGIGMRKDSPWKQNVSLAILKSHENGFMEDLDKTWVRYQECDSRSNAPATLTFENMAGVFMLVAGGIVAGIFLIFIEIAYKRHKDARRKQMQLAFAAVNVWRKNLQDRKSGRAEPDPKKKATFRSITSTLASSFKRRRSSKDTPCRMVPQECQRDRLAPWSQDSPGKLPPHSERPSAHHHPSCTASPRHIIPTAPGGDACVPHRQLLQLE
- the GRIN1 gene encoding glutamate receptor ionotropic, NMDA 1 isoform X3 encodes the protein MSTMRLLLLALLFSSSFARAGCDPKIVNIGAVLSTKKHEQIFREAVNQANKRHGTWKLQLNATSVTHKPNAIQMALSVCEDLISGQVYAILVSHPPAPNDHLTPTPVSYTAGFYRIPVIGLTTRMSIYSDKSIHLSFLRTVPPYSHQANVWFEMMRVFNWNHVILIVSDDHEGRAAQKKLETLLEEKESKSKKRNYENLDQLSYDNKRGPKAEKVLQFDPGTKNVTSLLLEAKELEARVIILSASEDDAATVYRSAAMLNMTGSGYVWLVGEREISGNALRYAPDGVIGLQLINGKNESAHISDAVAVVAQAVHDLFEKENITDPPRGCVGNTNIWKTGPLFKRVLMSSKYSEGVTGRVEFNEDGDRKFANYSIMNLQNRKLVQVGIYNGSNVLTNDRKIIWPGGETEKPQGYQMSTKLKIVTIHQEPFVYVKPTQADGTCREEFTINGDPVKKVFCTGPNETIPGRPTVALCCYGFCIDLLIRLAGVMNFTYEVHLVADGKFGTQERVNNSNKKEWNGMMGELLSGQADMIVAPLTINNERAQYIEFSKPFKYQGLTILVKKEIPRSTLDSFMQPFQSTLWLLVGLSVHVVAVMLYLLDRFSPFGRFKVNSEEEEEDALTLSSAMWFSWGVLLNSGIGEGAPRSFSARILGMVWAGFAMIIVASYTANLAAFLVLDRPEERITGINDPRLRNPSDKFIYATVKQSSVDIYFRRQVELSTMYRHMEKHNYESAAEAIQAVRDNKLHAFIWDSAVLEFEASQKCDLVTTGELFFRSGFGIGMRKDSPWKQNVSLAILKSHENGFMEDLDKTWVRYQECDSRSNAPATLTFENMAGVFMLVAGGIVAGIFLIFIEIAYKRHKDARRKQMQLAFAAVNVWRKNLQDRKSGRAEPDPKKKATFRSITSTLASSFKRRRSSKDTQYHPTDITGQLNLSDPSVSTVV
- the GRIN1 gene encoding glutamate receptor ionotropic, NMDA 1 isoform X1 gives rise to the protein MSTMRLLLLALLFSSSFARAGCDPKIVNIGAVLSTKKHEQIFREAVNQANKRHGTWKLQLNATSVTHKPNAIQMALSVCEDLISGQVYAILVSHPPAPNDHLTPTPVSYTAGFYRIPVIGLTTRMSIYSDKSIHLSFLRTVPPYSHQANVWFEMMRVFNWNHVILIVSDDHEGRAAQKKLETLLEEKESKSKKRNYENLDQLSYDNKRGPKAEKVLQFDPGTKNVTSLLLEAKELEARVIILSASEDDAATVYRSAAMLNMTGSGYVWLVGEREISGNALRYAPDGVIGLQLINGKNESAHISDAVAVVAQAVHDLFEKENITDPPRGCVGNTNIWKTGPLFKRVLMSSKYSEGVTGRVEFNEDGDRKFANYSIMNLQNRKLVQVGIYNGSNVLTNDRKIIWPGGETEKPQGYQMSTKLKIVTIHQEPFVYVKPTQADGTCREEFTINGDPVKKVFCTGPNETIPGRPTVALCCYGFCIDLLIRLAGVMNFTYEVHLVADGKFGTQERVNNSNKKEWNGMMGELLSGQADMIVAPLTINNERAQYIEFSKPFKYQGLTILVKKEIPRSTLDSFMQPFQSTLWLLVGLSVHVVAVMLYLLDRFSPFGRFKVNSEEEEEDALTLSSAMWFSWGVLLNSGIGEGAPRSFSARILGMVWAGFAMIIVASYTANLAAFLVLDRPEERITGINDPRLRNPSDKFIYATVKQSSVDIYFRRQVELSTMYRHMEKHNYESAAEAIQAVRDNKLHAFIWDSAVLEFEASQKCDLVTTGELFFRSGFGIGMRKDSPWKQNVSLAILKSHENGFMEDLDKTWVRYQECDSRSNAPATLTFENMAGVFMLVAGGIVAGIFLIFIEIAYKRHKDARRKQMQLAFAAVNVWRKNLQRELRRRSKCIPEHALRTSGIHFGYPRAVAEPDLVTPSPVGKVTLIGTKAIGEDSLPAPGAERGRAPRPAAPAPWRLVLPACANQQYHPTDITGQLNLSDPSVSTVV